The genomic stretch ACAAAAGCGAAGATCAGAAAATTTCTTGTGAATTGTCAGAAGCCATCTCCAAGAACTAGCTCATGCTGACATCCCAAAAACTGAGCAGCATTCATTATAGCAAACTCCTGATAGCTACATTCCAACATGTAAAAGCTAACTTCAAGATCCAGATTtctaagaattataatttaccATGTTCCGCACTTGTCTATACATGAAACCGGAGCCTTCAACTTCTAGCTGTAGGAGAGCTCcctgaataataataaaagaaaatagtcCATCTAAAAGACCAGTACTTGATTATGATCAAAGAACTCAAAAGAAGATATTCAAGAAGAGCATGTACAATTTGGGTTGGAACCAAGTCCAGTCATTCAGTGGCAATCAAAAGGACAAATCAAAGAAACCAACCCATCTTTTGGAGCAAGATCATTATGGGATTTGATTACCATTTTGATGATATCAAATCGAAAAATAGTCTTCACTGGATTTGGCACTCCATCATTGCGTGATGAATTGACAAAAGCAGAGAAATCGTGGGTTCCAATAAAATGATTTGCTGCTTCTCTCATTACAGCAGCATTGAGTTTATGAGTAACATGGTATGCATACAGACGCTGAAATGGATCCATGACAGCATCATTAAATATCTTGTAGTGATAAGTCTTTCCCTTGGCAGAAAATCGAGCATGGAACTCAGGAACTACAGCACTAATTTCTCTAACACGAATGTCAGGAGGAAGAAGACCGTTGAGAGCTGCATGAATGCTATCCAAGCTGTCATAATTGAAAGGTGTAACAAAGTGTGCCACCTGGAATCTTAACTGAATGTAAGCTTGTTTTTTTCAATCAGTGGATGCTAGTTGGACGCTCAAAAGAGTAAGAAAGTCAGACCTGACCCCAGGCATGCACTCCTCCATCTGTCCTACTGGCACCAACTAAATGAAGATCCTTCCTTCCAAGCTTTGTAGCTCGAGTTAAAGCTTTTTCTAGAATGCACTGTATAGTTGGAGGGGTTTGCTGAAATTGCCAGCCTAAAATGTTTAACTCCACAAGGTTAAAGATAATCAGAACATTAAAATTGTACATGTTGCAGCATAgacatgaatatatataattttgggCATGTTTGAATCTTGTTGAACAGACAAGATAAAAAGAGAGGACATTTTTAACATACAGAAAACAGCAAGAACGAAGGCAATTATCGATAATAATGATAcctaagaagaagaaattagaaattaagaagctcaagaaagaagagagaatgaTAAGTAGGAACGAGGGGAAAGAAACCTTTATAGTGGGTGCCATCATAAGATATAAGTAAGCGCCACTTAAACCCATCAACGGTTGGCTTCAATACCGTATTATGATGTTCTGCGCCACCACTGCCCACATCCTGTtctcagaaaagaaaagaaaaggaatatagCATTTCATCATCTCCTGAGGGGCAAACAACAAAAACCAGAAAGAGAGATGGGTTTGGTGCTTACTCTTACTCTTACAGAGGTATTACTGGATGAAGAAGGAAGCGTAGTCAGAGTTGTAGGTGGAAGAGAAGGAAGGGCTGCCGCTGCTGCAACCCCACCATAACATGTCATCTTTTAGTTTTGGTTTGCAGAGAGATAATTTCAGTTTTCCATCTATCCCGAGGACTAAGGCAGGCCCTCCTCCTATATCATCCCTCCCCTTTCCCTCTGCCACTTACAAACTAATTGTCTTAACCAAACGGTACCGTTTCTTGTCGTGTCTGGTCTTTGGAGGCTTGGGGGTAAATTTAAATTTCCTATGGTTGTTTATatgctatttttaattttattccaaaGATTTACCAGACTTCttctttagaaaaattatatgcttgcatgatatttttaagagtataattttaaatcatgatgttaagttttttaattatttttagaagattttataaagaaaattattaaactttttatttttcacaacttGTTATTCTTAAATAGATAGTTAAATAGATAGTTAAACTGAGATAGTAACAGGATGATATGGTTTAAAAAAGAGTTGAATAAGGAAATTTTATAGCGTAATCATGTCaagtaacccaaaaaaaattatacaattcccagaaagccaataaatcaagtttaatatgAATGCGACACAATGACAACTTATGTTAAGACACTAAgcactattaaaataaaaaaaatctcacataACGAATATCAATTTCTGAACAAGAAGTATAAGAAACACGCTACAATGTCAATTATACCTTGACaagtcaaatttgttttttatcccaACAAACAAAACGTATTGCACCAcgcaaaacaaaattttattcataaattcaTCGCTgctaaaaatttcaaattacaaAACCTTATATAATAGGTCAACTAATAACCTTAATGAACCCAAAACTTATGGGCTAATATTTATCCACTTAcaataaacataaacaaaatatgtTAACCAAGtccaaacatgaagaaaataataaaaataacaaatctagCATCAGATAGataatttttctagtttaaataatatcataaacgAAATTCTCATCTTAGaaacactaaaatctttgttaCCATATTTAGATATCCAAAATAAGCTAGGAAATTGATTGTTGAAGTTGTtttccctttagtttttttgtttgtctagaataattaattataactttaaaaaatcctCTCAAAACATAGAAACTCTTATTGCCTTTAACCTTTTTTGTAGGATTAGaaaactcttcaaaataagcTAACCAATATGTCACTAAACACCACAACCATTCTTTCCTTTTGTAACTAGGATTGATAAGGAATTCTTATAataaaaggattttgaaacattaataaATCTTTACCacacttgaaaattatgttacaacccattaaagatccttgtaaaactagaaaattctaaaaataagttGTTACATTCTTGCAGAAAAAGTATCCTTGTTAAATAAGTCCCTAagtcaaaatgaaataaataacaaaattcatacaacttattaattataaaaatatattgcagACCTTCCCAAACTCTAATTAACCTAAAATTATACCCCAACATAGAATAATATTCCGGGAAACTATAggtaaagttaaaaataatgtttgtcTTTCAttgaatttgcttataataaattatacatTATACTActgatttttctcctttttaagtaatttattattttaatccactaactcatATGGATTTAATTCATTTGCTTATGAAAGAAAAGGGTAATtttagatggtgaaaaaaaaaaaaagaagcaaagatggtgagataACTCTATAAGAAAGTTTAGCTAcagattaagaaaataaatagctTGTATGCCTCCAAACCAATTAAGGATCACAAACAGGATGTTTTCCAACCAGGTGATTAGGTTTGGGTGCACATGCATAAGCGAAGATTTTTTAACcataggaaatcaaaattacaaccTCTTAGGGATGGTCCATTATAAGTTGTAAAGAGGATCTATGACAATGCATACAAGGTTAATCTTCCAAGTGAGTATGGTGTTAATTCTACCTTTAATGTTATTGATATTACTTTGTTTGACATAGGTCTTCATTTGAGGTTGAATCTTTTTTAGGATAGAGAGGATGATGTTGAGCAGCCCATAAACATCAACAAATGTAATACCTTATACTTTCTTTTGCATATATACTTAAATCCATTAATCATATATGTAAAATTTgggtaatgttttttatataataataataataagggcaATCTCAACTCATCATCAAACAACTTCATTAATTACTACAATGGTACATAATTCTTTTCCACACATTTCTAATTACAAACACTTATTAAATTACATACATATAAATTATTCTTAAGATAATCATTTGAAAAGACAAGGATCTCTTCAACATATAAGTCTAGCTAGCTAAGTAATATTCTAAAAGAAATTGAggttttcaaggaaaaattatTGTAACACATAATTAATATAAGTCATCACTCATTAATATctataaattttcttattttgaaaccttaaaaattcaattcattccGAGTAATTATCACAATTTCTCTATCTAATAACCACATTCAGGTTTCAAGtaataaatttacatttttcTAACCTGACAATCAAAGATGCATTTGTAGTTCTGCAACAACCCTTAATCTTTGATAACCAATATTTTGCAACTCATTTTATGCTCACTTAGTATTGTCCACTTAACTATGGATTCAATAATACTTATAAATCATTTTCTGATCTAATTGTGAATTCTTTAATCCATTTAATCCCCTCAACAtccatgaataatttatttatttcagaaattatgttcattcttttaaaaacattctctatctcaatttcaacctttggtggcatatttataattttttaagatcatcAGTATCTCTACTGAAATTTCAATAAGTTTCCCTTTAAATGGATCATTCCCAAATTTTCTCAACCAACAAAACACACTTATAactcaacatatatatattcgacccaatcatcctggatTTTATTCCAACATGGTTCCATGGTAACCACACAATTACCTTGTTAATACTCAAGCACAATCAATC from Populus alba chromosome 8, ASM523922v2, whole genome shotgun sequence encodes the following:
- the LOC118061027 gene encoding uncharacterized protein isoform X3; translation: MGLSGAYLYLMMAPTIKLNILGWQFQQTPPTIQCILEKALTRATKLGRKDLHLVGASRTDGGVHAWGQVAHFVTPFNYDSLDSIHAALNGLLPPDIRVREISAVVPEFHARFSAKGKTYHYKIFNDAVMDPFQRLYAYHVTHKLNAAVMREAANHFIGTHDFSAFVNSSRNDGVPNPVKTIFRFDIIKMGALLQLEVEGSGFMYRQVRNMAALLLQIGKEAIAPDIVPKILSTRDRKELAKYTLAAPPQGLCLVAVKYNEEHLQLPLGCPTTSLGRHHSISKCKVPFY
- the LOC118061027 gene encoding uncharacterized protein isoform X1; the protein is MTCYGGVAAAAALPSLPPTTLTTLPSSSSNTSVRVRDVGSGGAEHHNTVLKPTVDGFKWRLLISYDGTHYKGWQFQQTPPTIQCILEKALTRATKLGRKDLHLVGASRTDGGVHAWGQVAHFVTPFNYDSLDSIHAALNGLLPPDIRVREISAVVPEFHARFSAKGKTYHYKIFNDAVMDPFQRLYAYHVTHKLNAAVMREAANHFIGTHDFSAFVNSSRNDGVPNPVKTIFRFDIIKMGALLQLEVEGSGFMYRQVRNMAALLLQIGKEAIAPDIVPKILSTRDRKELAKYTLAAPPQGLCLVAVKYNEEHLQLPLGCPTTSLGRHHSISKCKVPFY
- the LOC118061027 gene encoding uncharacterized protein isoform X2 yields the protein MTCYGGVAAAAALPSLPPTTLTTLPSSSSNTSVRDVGSGGAEHHNTVLKPTVDGFKWRLLISYDGTHYKGWQFQQTPPTIQCILEKALTRATKLGRKDLHLVGASRTDGGVHAWGQVAHFVTPFNYDSLDSIHAALNGLLPPDIRVREISAVVPEFHARFSAKGKTYHYKIFNDAVMDPFQRLYAYHVTHKLNAAVMREAANHFIGTHDFSAFVNSSRNDGVPNPVKTIFRFDIIKMGALLQLEVEGSGFMYRQVRNMAALLLQIGKEAIAPDIVPKILSTRDRKELAKYTLAAPPQGLCLVAVKYNEEHLQLPLGCPTTSLGRHHSISKCKVPFY
- the LOC118061027 gene encoding uncharacterized protein isoform X4: MGLSGAYLYLMMAPTIKQTPPTIQCILEKALTRATKLGRKDLHLVGASRTDGGVHAWGQVAHFVTPFNYDSLDSIHAALNGLLPPDIRVREISAVVPEFHARFSAKGKTYHYKIFNDAVMDPFQRLYAYHVTHKLNAAVMREAANHFIGTHDFSAFVNSSRNDGVPNPVKTIFRFDIIKMGALLQLEVEGSGFMYRQVRNMAALLLQIGKEAIAPDIVPKILSTRDRKELAKYTLAAPPQGLCLVAVKYNEEHLQLPLGCPTTSLGRHHSISKCKVPFY